The Rhizobium leguminosarum nucleotide sequence AGGCCTGTCTCTGCGACGGCGCTGGAAGCGGTCAAACGCATCGATGCGCTGTTTGACATCGAGCGCGACATCAACGGCAAAAGCGCCGAAGAGCGCCTTGCCGTGCGCCAGGAAAAGAGCAAGCCGCTGCTCGACGAACTGGAGGCTTGGTTCAGGCTGGAACTCGAAGGCCTGTCGCGATCCTCACCGGTGATTGAACCCATCAACTATATGCTGTCGCGCTGGGCCGACTTTGCCAGATACGCCGACGACGGCAGGATCTGCATGACGAATAACGCGGCGGAAAGAGCCCTGCGCGGGGTTGCATGTGGAAGAAAAAACTGGAGCTTCGCCGGATCCGAGCGGGGCGCCGACCGGGCGGCCATCATGCTGACCCTTATTACGACGGCCCGCCTCAACGACATCGACCCGAAGGCTTGGCTCGCAGATGTGCTGACGCGCATCGCAGATCTTCCCGTCTCCCGCCTGCGTGAGCTCTTGCCTTGGGAATGGAAGAGGATCAAGGCGGTGGCGATATCGGTTGCCGCGTAAACAGGGCGTTGTTGCGCGGATCACCCGGCGACTGATATTGGGCTTTGGTTTTCAGTCTCCTGATCGGGGTTTTGATGATGCCGCATAAGTTCAATGCCGACCGACGGGACAAGATAGCCAAGCAGAAGTTTAAGGTGACGAATTGGGCGGCCTATAATGAAAGCCTGCGTCAACGTGGTGATTTGACCGTGTGGGTGAGTGATGAGGCCCTTGCTTTATGGACGGCGCCGAGGCGGAGATCGCGGGGCGGTCAGCCGAAATACTCGGATCTGGCGATCACATTGTGCTTGACCCTACGCGTCGTCTACGGGCTGGCGCTACGCCAGACCCAAGGTCTGATGCGCAGCGTTGCGGCGCTGATGGAGTTCGATATTGCCGTGCCTGACTTCTCCACCCTGTCGCGCCGGAGCAAAGGGCTGGCGTTGCCGTCGACAAAGTCCGGAGCCAGAGCGTCCGGTCCTGTTTATCTGGTGGTCGATAGCACGGGGTTAAAAGTCTTCGGTGAGGGCGAGTGGCTGGAAAACAAGCACACAATCAAGGTGAAACGTAAAAGATGGCGCAAGCTTCACATTGGTCTTGATCTTGCTAGTGGTGAGATTGTCTGCGCGGATCTAACCACGGATGATGTTGGCGATCCGACCGCTTTGCCAGGTCTTCTGGATCAGATTGATGGCCCAGTTGCCAAGTTTATCGCTGATGGCGCCTATGACGGAGCGCCGACCCGTGATCTTCTGGAGACACGCTTCGGCGAGATCGTGGAGATCATTATCCCGCCTCCCAAGACAGCAGTTGAAAGTCCGCAATCGGCGTTCAATCCAACGGTACGGGACCGCCATATCGCCGAAATCGAAAACAAGGGCCGGATGGCTTGGCAGAAATCCACCGGCTATAACCAGCGCAGCCGGGTGGAGACCCAGATGGGTAGATGGAAGACGGTCATTGGGCCAAAACTCAAAGCGAGGAACTTCGACAATCAGAAAACAGAAGCCAAGATCGGCGTCCACGTTCTCAACCGGATGACTGAACTTGGCCGTCCAGAATTCCGGCGTGTTGTATGAAAAATCCCAAGGGTGGGGTTATCTCGTACAGAATCTGATCCCTGCAACACGTCCGGAATTTTACCTGCAACGCAAATCCTTCCCGGCTCACCGTGGATGGTTCCCGTCGAAGCATTATCCTCGGAAGCCGTCCGGATAGGGGTGCAGGGTGTCATCGATCGACGCCCGAAGTTTTATGAAGATTATCAATACGATAAAGTCGTCCGGTTGCCCGGAATCTGATGGAGGGATGCATTATGAAGCGCACTGTGCGGACCGGTTGAAGCTGATCTACTGGGATGGCAGCGGTCTGGTGATGGCATACAACGATCAGCGTTCATACTACACCTCTTTCCTCGCCAGTTGATGTTCTTGGCTCAGTTTGCGTTTGTTGGCGCGCAGCAGTCCGATCTTGGAGTTGGTTCCAACGGCTGCATTGCTTTTGCGGCAAGTCTCCATCGGGGATTTCGTACAGGCTGTAGTGCCCGTTGTAGGCATGTCTGGCAATGAGGCCATACTTGGCCCATCTTGCGACGGTTTGCTCACTGATGTTGAGGTGCACTGCCGCTTCCTGTCTCGTCAGCATTCCTCGCTGCCGCAGCCGATCATATCGTGATTGCAGCTTATATTCGTGGATGAGATAGGCGACTTTGAGAGGTGTAAAGCGGGCATCATGGCAGCCGCGACGTGCTGTTCCACCTGGGCGATGACCCTGCTCGTTCAGGATCTCGGCGATCTCTGGATAAATGTAATCATCGAGAAGCTTATCGATCAGTTCAACGATATTGGGCTTTGTCTTGATCTGCTGAGCGGAGGACTGTGGGTTCATGGTGGTGAGCGTCTGGATTTTGCCACCCTTGAAGCGAACGTGAAGCTTGGTGGTTCCTTCCGCCGGCAGCTTTAAGAGCGTGACGTCCTCGATGATGTGGGCCAGCAGTCGCTTGCGTTCGCGACTTGGGGTATCTGGATCTTTCCAGAGTTCGTTGAAGTCGGCCGTCATCGCGACCAACCGCTCGTGGACAGCTTTATCGAGAATGAATTGATCGTGCTCTCGGCCACGTTCGCGTTCTTCGCGAGCATTGGCCAGTATGCGTAGCTTCTCGTTCCATTCACCTTCGAGCGTGTCGGCGACGAGGCGGTTATTGGGATCGACCAGCATGAAGCGGCGCTGGGCGAGATCGGCTTCCGTTTGGGCGCGTTCGATCGCGCGACAGCGCAGCCGGTCTGCTTCTTCATGGCGAGCTTGGATCTCCTTGCGGACGTCGAGTGCCAGTTCGACGGCCGCTGGCGTCATCTGCTCGGCAATCAGCATGCCGATGGCTTCATCGACGGGTGGCCCGGCAATCGACTGACACATGGGCTCCCCACGATAGATATGGTCACGATTACAAATGTACCAGGCTTCCTGCCGGCCACGCCGGGCCGCATAGCGAACCCTAAGATGGTTGCCGCATTGCCCACACACTGCCCGGCCTTGCAGTAGCGCCGGGCCCTCCCTTGGGATTGACGCTCGTGCCGCTTCAAATCCACGGCCGTTCGCCTTGAGAATCTTCAGGTTCTCCTGGTGTCGCTCCCAACTGATATAACCGGGGTGGGCATCGGGCATGCAGGCCGGCCAGTCATCAATGTCGCGCGCACGCAAAGTCTTCTTGCCGTCGATGGTACGTCGAAACTGTCGTCGGCCATAGGTATAGGCGCCAGCGTAGCGCGGATTGTTCAGGACACGCATCGCCG carries:
- a CDS encoding recombinase family protein — its product is MIVIDNDQGESGASAAWREGFQRLVSDVGMGHAGIVMGLEVSRLARNNADWQRLLEICALADTLILDEDGVYDPASFNDRLLLGLKGTMSEAELHVIKARLRGGILNKVRRGEFRCLLPTGLVYDHFGHVTLDPDMQVRETIIHFFEMFSRLESASQTVKVFRNEGLLFPSRLHNGDTLFRPLTASTAMRVLNNPRYAGAYTYGRRQFRRTIDGKKTLRARDIDDWPACMPDAHPGYISWERHQENLKILKANGRGFEAARASIPREGPALLQGRAVCGQCGNHLRVRYAARRGRQEAWYICNRDHIYRGEPMCQSIAGPPVDEAIGMLIAEQMTPAAVELALDVRKEIQARHEEADRLRCRAIERAQTEADLAQRRFMLVDPNNRLVADTLEGEWNEKLRILANAREERERGREHDQFILDKAVHERLVAMTADFNELWKDPDTPSRERKRLLAHIIEDVTLLKLPAEGTTKLHVRFKGGKIQTLTTMNPQSSAQQIKTKPNIVELIDKLLDDYIYPEIAEILNEQGHRPGGTARRGCHDARFTPLKVAYLIHEYKLQSRYDRLRQRGMLTRQEAAVHLNISEQTVARWAKYGLIARHAYNGHYSLYEIPDGDLPQKQCSRWNQLQDRTAARQQTQTEPRTSTGEERGVV
- a CDS encoding IS5 family transposase; the encoded protein is MPHKFNADRRDKIAKQKFKVTNWAAYNESLRQRGDLTVWVSDEALALWTAPRRRSRGGQPKYSDLAITLCLTLRVVYGLALRQTQGLMRSVAALMEFDIAVPDFSTLSRRSKGLALPSTKSGARASGPVYLVVDSTGLKVFGEGEWLENKHTIKVKRKRWRKLHIGLDLASGEIVCADLTTDDVGDPTALPGLLDQIDGPVAKFIADGAYDGAPTRDLLETRFGEIVEIIIPPPKTAVESPQSAFNPTVRDRHIAEIENKGRMAWQKSTGYNQRSRVETQMGRWKTVIGPKLKARNFDNQKTEAKIGVHVLNRMTELGRPEFRRVV